One Campylobacter concisus DNA segment encodes these proteins:
- a CDS encoding YwqG family protein has translation MDLNEIYKGCKERGLERLFVFLKPMAKNAIKIDAQAKSDDDIAIGASKFGGQPDLPASVPWPSNENGALSFVAQINFAEVSKFDTDGLLPKSGMLYLFYDINLRIWGYDPADKKGFAVIFVEAAQDQLARQNMDGGNFTFGARSLSFKNELNLPSLQSSLVPFGKFSEEEWEAYHDVIEPSWQAKENKLLGHSDNIQDGMELECELVANGLDCGDGSAYHHQNIAEFEKNAAQWQLLLQIDSDWESDMDWDGEGRVYLWIKKDDLAARDFSKTWLVLQTS, from the coding sequence ATGGATCTAAATGAAATTTATAAAGGCTGCAAAGAGCGCGGTCTGGAGAGGCTTTTTGTATTTTTAAAGCCAATGGCTAAAAATGCTATAAAGATAGATGCGCAGGCTAAAAGTGACGATGATATCGCCATTGGAGCGTCTAAATTTGGCGGACAGCCAGATCTGCCAGCTAGTGTGCCTTGGCCGTCAAATGAAAACGGCGCGCTTAGCTTTGTGGCGCAGATAAATTTTGCTGAAGTCAGCAAATTTGACACCGATGGGTTACTACCAAAAAGTGGCATGCTCTATCTTTTTTATGATATAAATTTACGCATTTGGGGCTACGACCCTGCTGATAAAAAGGGCTTTGCCGTGATCTTTGTCGAGGCAGCTCAAGACCAGCTTGCTCGCCAAAACATGGATGGCGGAAATTTCACATTTGGCGCACGCTCTCTTAGCTTTAAAAACGAGCTAAATTTGCCAAGTTTGCAAAGCTCGCTCGTGCCATTTGGTAAATTTAGCGAGGAGGAGTGGGAGGCATATCACGATGTCATCGAGCCAAGCTGGCAGGCCAAAGAAAACAAGCTACTTGGTCACTCTGACAACATCCAAGACGGCATGGAGCTAGAGTGTGAGCTCGTGGCAAATGGCCTTGACTGCGGCGATGGTAGCGCTTATCACCACCAAAATATCGCGGAGTTTGAGAAAAATGCCGCCCAGTGGCAGCTGCTTTTGCAGATAGATAGCGACTGGGAGAGTGACATGGACTGGGACGGAGAGGGTAGAGTTTATCTATGGATAAAAAAGGACGACCTAGCGGCGCGTGACTTTAGCAAGACGTGGCTAGTTTTGCAAACGAGTTAG